CCTGAGGCCTCACCCCAAGGCCGCGACACGGAAGGGTGAACTCCTCGCACCCCTCCTACCGGCCGGTCCGCGCCTTGCTGCCGCCCCGAGCGCGCCGATACGAAGTTCCCACCAAAAGCTACCGCCCAGTAATTCACGGGCCCGGCACCACGGGGGCGATCCACAGCATGACCGGCACGAACGACACCACCGCGCACACCACACCCGCCCTCACCGGGCACCGCACTCCATCCGCCACCCCCGGCATCAGCGGACCCACCACGCGCCCCGCCCCGCCCACCGCCGCACGCACCACACGCCCCGCCACGCCCACCCCGCCCGCCGACACCACGGACATCCACGGCCCGCGTACGCGCCCCACAGAAGCACCGGCAGGGGCACCGGCAGAGGCCGCCACCGTCCCCCGGCCCCGTCGGTCCCCCGCCGACCGCCGGCCCCTCGGCTCCGCCGGGAGCGGCCCCGGCTCGACCCGCCGGAGCCCCGGTCCGGGCGGTCGCGGCCCCGGCTCCGCCGGCCGCGGCCCCACTCGTACCGCCCCGTCCGTCCCGCGCCAGGGCCGCCCCGCCCAGCCACCCGTTGCACGCGAGGGCCGCCCCACCGCCCGGGCCGCCGCAGCCAGCCGGCGGCCCGGCACCGGCACCCCGGCCACGCCCGTCACCGCGGCCGGCGTCCCCCTGCCCACGGCCGGGGCGCAGCGCCGGGCGCACGAGAGCCGGCCGCATCACTGGTTCGCCCGTCAACTGGTGCTCGCGCTCAGCGGCCAGCGCCCCGTACACGCCCTGCTGGGTCATGCGCTGCCCGCCGCGTACGACCGGCTGGCGGAGCTCGCCCCGCAGGCGCCGCTGCGGCCGGTCAGCGGTCCCGGCCGGCGCGGGCCCGCCCCCGTCGTGCGCGACTGCGGACTGTGCCGGCCGCGCCGCGGCGTCATCGAGGCCTTCGCCCGGATCGCGGCGGACGGACGGCTGCGGGCCCTGGCCTTCCGGCTGGAGCTGGGCGCCGACTCCCGGTGGCGCTGCGCCGCCCTCGACATCGGCCCGTCCCCGGCCGTCCGGGGCCCGGTGGTCCCCTGACCGAGCAAAAACAGGGGCGCCCCGGCCGTGCTCCGGCCGGGGCGCCCCTGTCTCCGCGGTAGGGCGCCGCGTGTCCGGGGCACCTACCGCTCACTGCTTACTTCTTACTTCTTGCGGCGACGCCCGCTGCTCTTCTGGGCCTTGCGCCGCTCGGCACGGGTCAGGCCGTCCGCCTCGGAACGGGCCGGCCCGGCCTCCTCGTCGCTGATGAAGTCGCCCTCGATGACGCTGCCGTCGCCGTCCACCTTGGGAGCGGAGAAGTGCAGCCGGTCCGGCCGCTGCGGCGCCTCCAGGCCCTTGGCGTGGATCTCCGGACGCCCCGCACCGGCGGGCACCACGTCCTTGTCCAGCGAGGCCGGCTCCGCCGCTTCCTGCACCGGGACCTCCTCGACCTGCTGCTCGACCTGGACCTCCAGGTTGAACAGGTAGCCGACGGACTCCTCCTTGATGCCCTCCATCATCGCGGTGAACATGTCGAAGCCCTCGCGCTGGTACTCGACCAGCGGGTCCTTCTGGGCCATCGCCCGCAGGCCGATGCCCTCCTGGAGGTAGTCCATCTCGTAGAGGTGCTCACGCCACTTGCGGTCCAGGACGGACAGCACGACCCGGCGCTCCAGCTCCCGCATGATGTCCGAGCCGAGCTGCTCCTCGCGGGCGGCGTACTGCTCGTGGATGTCGTCCTTGATGGCGTCGGCGATGAAATCGGCGGTGATGCCCGCACGGTCGCCGGCCTCGTCCTCCAGCTCCTCGACCGTCACCTTGACCGGGTAGAGCTGCTTGAACGCGCCCCACAGGCGGTCCAGGTCCCACTCCTCGGCGAAGCCCTCGACCGTCTCCGCCTGGATGTAGGCGTCGATGGTGTCCTCCATGAAGTGCTTGACCTGGTCTTGCAGGTCCTCGCCCTCCAGGACACGCCGGCGCTCGCCGTAGATGACCTCACGCTGGCGGTTGAGCACCTCGTCGTACTTCAGGACGTTCTTCCGCGTCTCGAAGTTCTGCTGCTCGACCTGCGACTGGGCGGAGGCGATCGCCCGCGTCACCATCTTGTTCTCGATCGGCACATCGTCGGGGACATTGGCCATCGCCATGACCCGCTCGACCATCTGCGCCTTGAACAGCCGCATCAGGTCGTCACCGAGGGACAGGTAGAACCGCGACTCGCCGGGGTCGCCCTGACGGCCGGAACGACCACGCAGCTGGTTGTCGATCCGCCGCGACTCATGCCGCTCGGTGCCCAGCACGTAGAGCCCGCCGAGCTCCTTGACCTCCTCGAACTCCGCCTTGACCGCGGCCTCGGCGCGCTCCAGGGCCGCGGGCAGCGCAGCCGCCCACTCCTCGACGTGCTCGACCGGGTCCAGGCCGCGCTGGCGCAGCTCCGCCTCGGCGAGGTCGTCGGGGTTGCCGCCGAGCTTGATGTCCGTACCACGGCCGGCCATGTTCGTGGCGACCGTCACCGCGCCCCTGCGTCCGGCCTGCGCGATGATCGGCGCCTCACGGTCGTGCTGCTTGGCGTTGAGCACCTCGTGGGCGACGCCGCGCTTGTTGAGCTGCTGGGAGAGGTACTCGGACTTCTCGACCGAGGTGGTGCCGACCAGGATCGGCTGGCCCTTCCCGTGCTTCTCGACGATGTCCTCGACGACCGCGTCGAACTTCGCGGTCTCGGTGCGGTAGATCAGGTCCGCCTGGTCCATACGGACCATCGGGCGGTTCGTCGGGATCGGGACGACGCCGAGCTTGTAGATCTGGTGGAACTCGGCGGCCTCGGTCATGGCCGTACCGGTCATGCCGGAGAGCTTGTCGTAGAGGCGGAAGAAGTTCTGGAGGGTGATCGTGGCGAGCGTCTGGTTCTCGTCCTTGATCTCCACCCCTTCCTTCGCCTCGATGGCCTGGTGCATGCCCTCGTTGTAGCGGCGGCCTGCGAGGATACGGCCGGTGTGCTCGTCGACGATCATGACTTCGCCGTCGATGACGACGTAGTCCTTGTCGTTCTTGAAGAGCTCCTTGGCCTTGATCGCGTTGTTGAGGTAACCAACGAGCGGGGTGTTCACCGACTCGTACAGGTTGTCGATGCCCAGCCAGTCCTCGACCTTGCTGACACCGGACTCGTGGATGCCGACGGTGCGCTTCTTCTCGTCGACGTCGTAGTCGCCGGTCTCCTCGATGCCGCGCTGCGGGTTGGCGGCCTCGCCCCGCTTCAGACGGCGCACCAACTTGGCGAAGTCGCCGTACCACTTGGTGGCCGAGTCCGCCGGGCCGGAGATGATCAGCGGCGTACGGGCCTCGTCGACGAGGATCGAGTCGACCTCGTCGACGACCGCGAAGTTATGGCCCCGCTGGACGAGTTCGTCCTGCGACCAGGCCATGTTGTCGCGCAGGTAGTCGAAGCCGAACTCGTTGTTCGTGCCGTAGGTGATGTCGCAGTTGTACTGCTCACGGCGCTGGGCCGGCGTCATATCGGCGAGGATGCAACCGACCGTCAGGCCCAGGAACTTGTGGACACGGCCCATCATCTCCGAGTCGCGCTCGGCCAGGTAGTCGTTCACCGTGATCAGGTGGACGCCCTTGCCGGACAGCGCGTTGAGGTACGTCGGGAGGGTACCGACGAGGGTCTTGCCCTCACCGGTCTTCATCTCGGCGACGTAGCCCATGTGAAGGGCCGCGCCGCCCATCAGCTGGACGTCGTAGGGGCGCTGGCCGAGCACCCGCCGGGCGGCCTCACGGACCGTGGCGAACGCCTCGGGCAGCAGGTCATCGAGGCTCTCGCCGTTGGCGTAGCGCTCTTTGTACTCATCCGTGAGCGCCCGCAGCTCAGCGTCGGAGAGAGCCGCGAAATCCTCCTCGATGGAGTTGACCTGGCCCGCGATGCGGTGCAGTTTGCGCAGGATCTTTCCTTCGCCTGCACGCATGATCTTCGTCAAGACGGACACTTGGGCTGGTCTCCTTGCCGGTCGGGCCTGCACGGTCGAGTGCGCGGGCGCGGCATTTTTCCAAGGGGGCAGGCCCCGCCGCAACGGCCATCGTAAAGGAGGACGCTGCCGGGCCGGGAGGTACGCCGCAGCGAACCCCGTTGTCCCCTTCCCAGCGTGAACGCATGGGGCCGCGAGAAGGTGCCGGGCGGGTGCCGGGAATCAACCCGAAAACCCTTCGCCACGCTTTCCGCAACCTTGCAGACTCACGTCATGAAGCCCGTCACCCTCGCCACCGAGCGCCTCGTGCTGCGTCCCTTCGAGCCCTCCGATGCGCCCGCGGTGCATACCGCGTGCCAGGACCCCGACATTTTGCGCTGGACGAGTGTCCCCTCACCGTACGGGATGAAGGACGCGGAGCGGTTCGTGGGCGCGGTCGTCCCCGACGGCTGGCGCGACGACACCACGTACAACTTCGCCCTGGTCTCCCGGGCGGACGGCTCCCTGGTGGGCGCGATGGGCCTGGTACGCCTCGCGCAGCTGCACACCCCCGAACGGCAGGCCGAGCTGGGCTACTGGACCGCCGAGGAGCACCGCGGCCGCGGCCACACCGTCGAGGCGGGCCGCGCGGTGGTGCACTGGGCCTTCCGCGACCTGGGGGTGGAGCGCCTGGAGTGGCACGCGGAGGCCGGAAACGAAGGCTCCCGGGCAGTGGCCCGCAAGCTCGGCTTCCACATGGAAGGCACCCTGCGCGCCAAGGTGGTGCGCGAGGGCATCCGCCGGGACGCCTGGATCGGCTCCCTGCTCCCGTCCGACGTGCCCGGAAGGACCGCATCGTCCGGCGCCGCAGGCACTCCCGTCCCGGACACGACGCCGTATCTGCCCTACCCCGGCTGACCCCGTCGGCGTGGACCGGGCCGCACCCCGCCGCGCCACAACCGCCCCGTCCGCGCGCGGGCACCGCCCCCACCAGCGGTGATTCCTCTATCCTGGGCGGTTGTCAGTGCCCGCCCCTACCCTTTGCCGCATGACCGCCGTGACGCAGCCACCGCCTCTGCCGCAGCCTGTGACCGCCCTGTCCCGCGACGATGCCCGGCGCCTGGCGCTGCGGGCCCAGGGGCTGCTGGGCGCGCCGGACCGCCGGGCGGGGGTGCGCGGGGTGCTGCGGCAGCTGGGCGCGGTGCAGCTGGACACGATCTCGGTGCTGGCCCGCTCCCATGAGCTGGTGCCGTACGCCCGGCTCGGCGCCGTGGGCCGCGACGCCGTCGAGGCCGCTTACTGGACCCCGGCTCCTTCCGACGCGCCTGCGGCACCGCCGCACAGCTTTGAATACTGGTCGCACGCCGCCTGCATCCTCCCCATCGAGGAGTGGCCGCACTTCGCCTTCCGCCGGCGTGCCCGTCGCGCCAAGGGCCACCGCTGGCATGTCATGGAGGACTCCGCGCGCTCCTGTGCCGCCGTGCTGGACCGCCTGAAGGCCGAGGGCCCGCTCACCACTTCGGAGCTGGGTGGCGGGCGGAAGGGCGGCGAGTGGTGGGACTGGTCCGAGACCAAGATCGCGGTGGAGTGGCTGCTGGACACCGGCGACGTGGTCTGTACGGAACGCCGCGCCTGGAAGCGTGTGTACGACCTCGCCGAGCGCGCCGTCCCGGACGCGCTGCTCCACGACGATCTGGACGACGCCGAGTGCCTCCGCCGTCTGGTCGCGCAGGCCGGGGCCGCCATGGGGGTGGCCACCCGCGCCGACCTGGCGGACTACCACCGCCTCAAGGCCGAGCAGGTCGATGCCGTCGTCGCGGACTCCGGGCTGGTCCCGGTCGAGGTCGAGGGCTGGGGAAAGCCGGCGTGGGCCGACCCCGCCGCGCTGGACGCCCCGCCCCGCGGCCGGCACCGCACGACCCTGCTCTCGCCCTTCGACTCCCTGATCTGGGACCGGCCGCGCACGGAGCGGATCTTCGGCTTCACGCACCGCCTGGAGGCGTACGTCCCGCGCCCCCGGCGGATCCACGGGTATTTCGCGATGCCGCTGCTGGCCGGCGGTCAGCTGGTCGGCCGGGTGGACCCGGCCCGCGAGGGCACCACCCTCGTCGCCCGCCAGGTCTCCCTGCAGAGTTCCAAGGCCGTCGTCCCGATGGCCCGTGCGCTGGGAGAGGCCGCGAGCTGGGTGGGCTGCGACTCCGTACGCGTCGAGCGCTGCGACGACCAGAAGCTGGCCGGCGCCCTGCGCGCAGAACTCACCCACATGAGCGACCAGTAGGCAGCGGGCGATGACGCCGGGGGCCCGTCCGGCCCCCGGTCACCCGGCGCATCGAGGGCGCCGAGGGCAGCGGGCAGCGGGCAGCGGGCAGCGGGCAGCGGGCAGCGGGAACGTTCACCCGCCCACCGGCCGGCTCACCGGATCTCGAGGATCTTCTCCCGCATCGCGTACACCACCGCTTCCATCCGGGAGTGCAGTTGCAGCTTCTCCAGGATGTTGCGGACGTGGTTCTTCACCGTGTTCTCGGAGATGAAGAGTTCCTTGGCGATATCGCGGTTGTTCATACCCGTGGCGACCAGCTTCAGGACCTCCAGCTCGCGGTCGGTGAGCCGGGGCGCGGGCACCAGCCTGCGCTCGTCCGTGCGCTGGATCATCGACTTGAACTCCGTCAGGAGCTTGGACGCCATCGACGGGCTGATCTGCGACTGCCCGTCCGCCACGGCACGGATCGCGGTCGCCACCTCGTCGGTGGAGATCTCCTTGAGGAGGTAGCCGGTGGCTCCGGCCTTGATCGCGTCGTAGAGATCGGCCTCTTCGTCGCTGATCGTCAGCATGATGATCTTTGCGCTGGGAGCCACCTCCTTGATGGAGGTACACGCCTCGATTCCGCCGCGCTTGGGCATCCGCACGTCCATCAGCACGATGTCGGGCAGCAGATCCGCGGCCTTGTCGACCGCCTCCGCACCATCCCCCGCCTCGCCGACGACCTGGATGTCCTCTTCCTGGGCCAGAACGATCTCCAGGCCCCGCCGGAAGAGTGCGTGGTCGTCCACGACCAGGACCCGGATCGGCTCCTTGCGCGGCACGCTGACGTCCCGGCCGGCCTCGTCGTCGCCCCCGGCAGCGTTGTGGTCATGGTCCGCGGCGTCGCGCACGGGACCGAAACTGTCCCCCATTGGTCCTCCCCGTCAACTACTCGGCCGTAAGGCCTGAGCTTGGAAATAAGGCTGGTTGACAACAGCCCCCTGCGGCCAGCCCGATCAATGCCATACGACCGTCTCCCCGGCATGTCGCCGATTCGTGCCCACACGCTCCCTGGCTGGCACAAACACTATACGGCTTCAACTCCTGGCTCCTCCGGGCACGATGGTGCCCCCGGCGTACGCCGGGGGCACCGAACGGATGGGCTTCAGCCGCCCAGCGCGCCGCCTGCGCCGCCGGGCTCCTCCTCCCCGAACAAATCGGGGTTCAAGTGGATGACGCCGTAGTCGTAGGCGTGCCGCCGGTAGACGACGCTCGGCAGCTTGGTGTCGGCGTCGACGAAGAGGTAGAAGTCGTGCCCGACCAACTCCATCTCGTTGAGCGCCTGGTCGAGCAGCATCGGCGCGGCCGAGTGGGTCTTCTCACGGACGATCAGAGGCCCCTCGCCCTGGACGTCGATCGACCCCATACGGGTGGTCGGCACCTTCTGGTCGACGTCAGCGGCGAGTTCGCCGTTGGGGGTCAGGCTCGCGGCGTCGGGCACGCTGACCGCGACTTCACTCGCCGGGATGCGGCCGTTGCCGCGACGCGAGTAACGCTTGTCGTGCTGCTTGCGCAGACGCGCCTCGAGCTTCGCGGTGGCCAGATCCAGCGCGGCGTACGGATCGGCTGCGGCGGCCTCGGCCCGGACCACCGGGCCACGGGAGCGGAGGGTGATCTCCACTCGGTCGGAACGGTCGGCCTGCCGCGGGTTGGGCTCCTTGGACACCTCGACGTCCAGGCTGATCACCTTGGCGTCGAGCTTCTGGACTTTGTCCAGCTTCAGCTTCTCGGCCACGTGCTTGCGGAACCGCTCGGGCACCTCTGTCTTGCGGCCCTTGACGACGATGTCCACGCAGAACTCCGTTCCCGGATCGCTCCGCTCATCAAGCGGAGCAATTCCTTCTTGCACCAGGCTCCGGTGGTTGCCGAAGCCTCGGACTTGGCGACTTTCACCTCCTCCTCCCCCGACGACCCGCTCTCCACTCCCCCGTTTTCAGGATCGCTGCAAACGCCCCTGAACGCATTCAACCCGACATTCGAGGCAAAACACTCGCCAAGTCCTCACAACCGAACATAGCTCTCCCGGACGGATGTCGGCACCCCCTCGGAGCCCCCGGCTCCATTTGGGTGACTTTTCCTCCTCGACTACTTTCCCCGTGATAACGGCTCCATCGGTCCGCCCTCGACGGCGAAGGCACCCCGGGGTGCCGCCACCACCGCCGCCCCGCTCACCCGGCCACCGGCCGCCGCGACCGCCCGGGCAGCCTCGGCGAGCGTCGCCCCCGTGGTCACCAGATCGTCCACCAGTACGGCTGACCGCCCCGCCAGGAGCCTCCTGGCCCCGCCCGGCACCTCCAGGGCACCGGCGACATTCGCCAGCCGCTGCCGGGCGCTCAGCCCCGCCTGGTCGGCCATCACACGCCGCTGCCGCAACGCCGCGAGCACCCGGACTTCCGTCCCCGCCCGCCGCAGCTCGCCGGCCGCCGCCAGCGCGATCCTGCGCACCGGATCATGGCCCCGCCCGGCCACCGATCTCCGAGCCGAGGGCACCGGCACCAGCAGCTGAGGCCCGTCGCCCGCCCGCAGCCCGCGCACGGCCCCGGCCAGCACCGCTCCCAGCGGCCCGGCCAACGGCAGCGCACCCCGCTCCTTGTGGGCCAGCAGCACCGCCCGCACCTCGTCGGCGTACGGCGCCCCCGCCCACACCCGAGGCAACCCCACCGGGCTCGGCCGCGGCCGTACCCGCCGCGCCCCGCGCCCGTCCCGCGCAAGCACCCGACGACACTCCGCACACAGCTCCGTACGCGGCCGGCCGCACCCTGCACAGTCGACCGGCAGCACCAGAGCGGCCAGTTCGCGCCACACCCCCTGCATAACTCCACTGTCCCGCCGTCCACGCCCGGCCACCACCCCTGTGGATAACCGTGGGCAGCGCGGACAGGCGGAAACCGGGGACGTAGGGAGCTGGGGCCGTACGGACCTGGTGGGGTCTGGGGACGGGCTGCGGCCTGTCCCGCTGCGGGCTGCGGGTTGCGGGCTGCAGGCTGCGGGTCAGCCGTACGGCACATCGCGGCAGGCCGAGCCCGCCGCACGCCCCGGCCCGGGACCGGCCGCCCCCTCGCCATCGGCACCGGGCCGGTCCTGCGTCACCCGCGTCACGGGTCACCAGCCACCAGTCACCAGTCACCAGTCACCGGCGAACGCTCACGGTCACCGCCACGCTCGCGGTCACCCGGGGTAGACCGGCGCCGTCCCTTCCTTCGCCACCGTCTTCCAGTTCGCGTCCAGAGGCAGCCGCACGATGCCCTCAGTGGCGTGGGCGATCAGCGGCCTGTTCTCGTCCTCCGAGGCCGCCACCGCTATGACGCCGTTGACGCCGGGCAGCGGCTGCACGTTCGACGTCGAGCCGTCGGTCTCCATGAACTGCATCTGCTGAACCCCGCCGGACTCCCGTCCGACGACCACCAGTCGGCTGCCGCCCGCCCAGGACGCCGCCACCACATCCTCCAACTGCGGTGCGATCGGCCGGAGCTCCTGCACCGAAAGCACCGGATGCGTGGAAGTGCCGTCGCGCTCGACCCGGCCCAGCTGGAGTGTCGTACGCCCCTTGTCCTCCACCAGGACCGCGATCCGGATACCGTCAGCGGCCACCTTGATCGCCTTGATCCGCCGCCCGCCGAGACCGGGTACCGTCACCTTTTCGGGAGCGCCCTTGCCCTCGCGCAGCCGCATCAGCCGCGAACCGTGCGCATCGCGGTCCGCGATCCACAGGTCGCCCAGACCGTCCCAGCTCGGTGCCGTCAGCCCCCTATCGGGGTTCTTGGCCGAACCGGTACTGGTCAGCAGCGGATCGCCACGCTCGATGCCGTCCTCCAGGCCGGCCACATACAGGGACCGGCCGTCGCTCGACACTCCGGCCGCGGTGTCCTCCCCGCGCGAGATGGCGACCGAGCGCAGCGGGGTCTTGCCCGTTCCGAACGGCCCGCGCACCGGCGTCGGTTCAGTCGCGGAGTCCGACATGGCGACGACCTGGTGGTCACCGTCGATGAAGTACTCCTTGCCGGAGCGCCCGGTGCCCGGGGAGGGTGCGAAGTCGTGCTCGGCGTCCTCCTGGGTCAGCCCGCACAGCGAGTTGCCACTGTTGTCCTCGAGCTCCACCTTGCTGATCTTCGAGGCCCGCGTCATGTCCTGCACGGTGAAGAAGAGCTGAGCCGCCATCTGCTGGCACTGGGTGTGGTCGGTGTTCACCGCGTCCTTGCTGAGCTTGACCAGCAGCGCGTTCGAGTCGTCCAACACCAGATCGTGCGCGGCGAGCTGGGTGCCGGTCGGGAACGCCGAAGTCGTCACCTGGTTCAGCCAGTCGGTGGGCCCGGACAGCAGCGCCTCCACACTGGAGGTGATCGGCTTTATTCGCTGCCGGAGGTAGACGGGATCCGCGACAAGCGCGTTCCGGCTCGCCTTCGGCTCTCCCGACTCCGAGTTGTAGGACGCGAAGTAGTACTTGTTGACGGAGCGGTAGATGCGCTGGAAGTCGGACAGCCCGAGCACCAGCCCATCGGGCAGCCGGTCGATACGCCACTGTCCGCCCTCCTTGATGAGGTGGATCGTCTGGCGGTACGGCTTCTCCTCAGGGGTGTAGGCGTGGCTGTCGTCCACCGCCGCCACCTGGCTGCCGGACAGGGTGACCGTGTAGCCGTTGGAGTCCTCCCGGTTGGGCAGCGCCTTCGGCTCCGGCTTCGGGCGTTCCTGGAGCACATTGGTGACCTGGAACGGCCGCCAGGTCCGCTTCGCCGACTTGGCCAGATACTGGGTGGCGGTACGGAAATCCGCCTCGTCACTGGTCGTGGCGTCAAGGAAGCTGCGCACGATGTTGGTCGGCTGCGCACCGTCCTGCGGGGGCACGCCGTAGACCCGCACCTGCGACTCGCCTTCGGAGCGCGGCGACTGGTCGACCGACGTGACATCCCCGCCGTCGGGCATCGACGCACACCCGGCCAGCAGTACCGCCGCACAGCCGAGCAGCAGGAATGTCCGCGCCGGCCCGGCTCCCCTGCGGGCGCGCGTACGGGACCCGGTCGCCTCCCCGCGCTCGCCTCCGCGCTCAGTGTCCACGCAGCCCGCCTTCCCGATCCACGCCGTGCTCGGCTTTCTGCTCGGCTCCGTTCTCACGGACCGGCTCGTCGGTGCGCGCGCTCTCGCCGCGCGCTGCCTCTTCGCTCCGTTCGCCCCCGCTCTGCGGCACCACACGGGCACCGTTGCCGGGCAGTGCCGTCGGGTCGGCCGCCGGCCAGGCCACCTTCGGCTCCGGGGCGGGGGCCGAGGCATCGTCTGCCGGGGTGGCACGCGTCTGCACCGGGATCGTGGACGCCTTGCGGTCCGACCCGGCGCGCGGCTGGCCCGACTCGTCCAGCCCCCGGTTGCGCCGCGAGTCCTCCGGCTCCAGGGGGATCGGGGATCCGCGCAGCGTCTCGCCTGCCGTACGGGGCAGCGTCAGCCGGAACTGCGAGCCGCCGCCCGGCTCGCCCCAGGCCTGAAGCCAGCCACCGTGCAGCCGGGCGTCCTCGACGGCGATGGACAGGCCCAGCCCCGTACCGCCCGTCGTGCGGGCCCGGGCCGGGTCCGCACGCCAGAAACGGTTGAAGACGCGGGTGGCCTCGCCGGGCTTGAGGCCGACGCCGTAGTCACGCACCGCGACGGCCACCGCGCCGCCGTTCCGGCTGCCCGCCGACGCCAGCCGCACCACCACATCTCGGCCCTCGCCGTGCTCGACGGCGTTGACGACGAGATTGCGCAGTATGCGCTCCACCCGGCGGGAGTCGGCCTCGGCGATCACGGGCTGCTCGGCGCCGCGCACCACTATCCGGGTGCCCTTGCGCTCGGCGAGCGGTTCGGCGCCCTCGATGACGCGGTGCACCACATCGCGCAGATCGACCGGCTCGGCCTCCAGCGCGGCCGCGCCGGCGTCGAACCGGCTGATCTCCAGCAGCTCCGCGAGCAGCGATTCGAAGCGGTCCAGCTGCCCGCGCAGCAGCTCGGCGGAGCGTGCGGTGGCGGGGTCGAACTCGTCCCGCACGTCATGGATGACATCGGCCGCCATCCGTACGGTCGTCAGCGGCGTACGCAGCTCGTGCGAGACGTCGGACACGAAACGGCGCTGCATCCGGGACAGCTCCTCCAGCTGCTGGATCTTGACCTGGAGGTTCTGCGCCATCTTGTTGAAGGACTCGCCCAGCCGGGCGATGTCGTCCTCGCCGGTGACCTTCATCCGCTCCTGGAGGAGGCCTGCGGCCAGCCGCTCGGAGATCCCGGCGGCCATCCGTACGGGCGTGACGACCTGCCGCACCACCAGCCAGGCGATCGCGCCGAGCAGGATCACGACAAACACCCCGGCCGTCGCCAGCGTCCCCGTCACCAGCTTGAGCGACTCCTCTTCCTGGCTGAACGGGAAGAGGTAGTAGAGCTGGTACTGATTGCTGTTTGCATCGTTGAGCCGCTTGCCGATGATCAGCGCCGACACACCGTCGTCCGACCCGATGCGCTTGATCTGGGTGTACTGGCGGAACGTCCCGGACTTGGTGTCCAGCTTCCGCCGCAGCTCGGGAGGCACACTCCGTTCGGGATCGACATCGCCGGAGGCACGCGGACCGCGGGTGCCAGGGCTGGAGTCGCCGAACGGTTCGTCGGAGTCGGAGCTGAGTGCCACGACGGAGAAGACGCCCTGCCCGCCACTGGCGAGCTGCTCGACCAGGCCGGTCAGCCAGGTCGCGGAGTCCTGGGTGCCGCGGTTGCCGGTACGCACGGTGTCCTCGGGCCGGGTGTCGTCGGCCATCTTCTGGGCCACACTGAAACCGCCCACGGCCTGGCTCTGCGCGGCCTGTGCCTTGGCCGTGAGCAGGCCGTTCCGGACCTGGCCGACGACCACGACACCGAGCAGCAGCACCACGGCCAGCGACATCAGCAGCGTGGTCGCCACCACGCGGAGCTGAATATTGCGCCGCCACAGGCGCAGGGCGGGCAGCAGCGGCCGCCGCACCCAGCGGCTGAAGAGCCGGACCAGGGGGTGGACCGGCCCGCTCACCGCGCCATCGGGCAGCAACTGCCCGCCGCGCAGCAATCGAGCGACCATTTTTCCCGAAAAGGACATATCACCCGCCGGGTCGACGGTTCGCCCCCGCTTTCCCTCCGGGCCCGAACCGTCCCGGGTCATCATCTCAGCTGGGCCCGGCCTTGTAGCCGACCCCGCGCACGGTCACCACGATCTCCGGCCGCTCCGGGTCCCTCTCGACCTTGGAGCGCAGCCGCTGCACGTGGACATTGACCAGCCGGGTGTCGGCGGCGTGCCGATAGCCCCAGACCTGCTCGAGCAGCACCTCACGGGTGAACACCTGCCACGGCTTGCGCGCCAGCGCCACCAGCAGATCGAACTCCAGCGGGGTCAGCGCGATCGACTGCCCGTCGCGCTTCACCGAATGGCCCGCCACATCGATGACCAGGTCACCGATCGCCAGCTGCTCGGGCGCCGGCTCCTCCGAACGCCGCAGCCGCGCCCGGATACGGGCCACCAGCTCCTTGGGCTTGAACGGCTTGACGATGTAGTCGTCCGCGCCCGACTCGAGCCCGACCACCACATCCACC
This Streptomyces decoyicus DNA region includes the following protein-coding sequences:
- the mtrB gene encoding MtrAB system histidine kinase MtrB; the protein is MTRDGSGPEGKRGRTVDPAGDMSFSGKMVARLLRGGQLLPDGAVSGPVHPLVRLFSRWVRRPLLPALRLWRRNIQLRVVATTLLMSLAVVLLLGVVVVGQVRNGLLTAKAQAAQSQAVGGFSVAQKMADDTRPEDTVRTGNRGTQDSATWLTGLVEQLASGGQGVFSVVALSSDSDEPFGDSSPGTRGPRASGDVDPERSVPPELRRKLDTKSGTFRQYTQIKRIGSDDGVSALIIGKRLNDANSNQYQLYYLFPFSQEEESLKLVTGTLATAGVFVVILLGAIAWLVVRQVVTPVRMAAGISERLAAGLLQERMKVTGEDDIARLGESFNKMAQNLQVKIQQLEELSRMQRRFVSDVSHELRTPLTTVRMAADVIHDVRDEFDPATARSAELLRGQLDRFESLLAELLEISRFDAGAAALEAEPVDLRDVVHRVIEGAEPLAERKGTRIVVRGAEQPVIAEADSRRVERILRNLVVNAVEHGEGRDVVVRLASAGSRNGGAVAVAVRDYGVGLKPGEATRVFNRFWRADPARARTTGGTGLGLSIAVEDARLHGGWLQAWGEPGGGSQFRLTLPRTAGETLRGSPIPLEPEDSRRNRGLDESGQPRAGSDRKASTIPVQTRATPADDASAPAPEPKVAWPAADPTALPGNGARVVPQSGGERSEEAARGESARTDEPVRENGAEQKAEHGVDREGGLRGH
- the mtrA gene encoding two-component system response regulator MtrA; amino-acid sequence: MKGRVLVVDDDTALAEMLGIVLRGEGFEPSFVSDGDKALAAFREAKPDLVLLDLMLPGRDGIEVCRLIRAESGVPIVMLTAKTDTVDVVVGLESGADDYIVKPFKPKELVARIRARLRRSEEPAPEQLAIGDLVIDVAGHSVKRDGQSIALTPLEFDLLVALARKPWQVFTREVLLEQVWGYRHAADTRLVNVHVQRLRSKVERDPERPEIVVTVRGVGYKAGPS